One window from the genome of Kiloniellales bacterium encodes:
- the secE gene encoding preprotein translocase subunit SecE yields MAKMNPGQYMREVRQEVSKVTWPTRKETTITTIMVFIMVFLAAVFFFFVDLILSEAIQFLLRLGG; encoded by the coding sequence ATGGCGAAGATGAACCCCGGTCAGTACATGCGGGAGGTCCGACAGGAGGTCTCCAAGGTCACCTGGCCGACACGCAAGGAAACCACGATCACCACCATCATGGTGTTCATCATGGTGTTCCTGGCCGCCGTGTTTTTTTTCTTCGTCGACCTGATCCTGTCCGAGGCCATTCAATTCCTGCTCCGGCTGGGGGGCTAG